Proteins encoded by one window of Mycolicibacterium sp. ND9-15:
- a CDS encoding 4Fe-4S dicluster domain-containing protein has protein sequence MSPNSFYGPLEDVAGDAGYGGHPPRMGFFTDTSVCIGCKACEVACKEWNGVPVSGDGDGFNLLGMSFDNTGELGANSWRHVAFIEQPSRERVDLGMPGFERPGDASGAETRQDFRWLMSSDVCKHCTHAGCLDVCPTGALFRTEFATVVVQQDICNGCGYCVSGCPYGVIERREGDGRAWKCTLCYDRLRDGLEPACAKACPTDSIQFGVLDELRERAALRLNELHERGVTEARLYGEDPNDGVGGDGAFFLLLDEPEVYGLPPDPVVPTRDAGAMWRYAGMAASALMGIAVSAFVGKRS, from the coding sequence GTGAGCCCCAACAGCTTCTATGGTCCACTCGAAGACGTTGCCGGTGACGCGGGATACGGCGGTCACCCCCCGCGGATGGGATTTTTCACCGACACCTCGGTGTGCATCGGCTGCAAGGCGTGCGAAGTGGCGTGCAAGGAGTGGAACGGGGTGCCCGTCTCGGGGGATGGGGACGGGTTCAACCTGCTGGGCATGTCGTTCGACAACACCGGCGAATTGGGGGCGAACTCGTGGCGGCATGTCGCGTTCATCGAGCAGCCCTCTCGCGAACGGGTGGACCTGGGCATGCCGGGGTTCGAGCGTCCGGGCGACGCTTCGGGCGCGGAGACCCGTCAAGACTTCCGCTGGTTGATGAGCAGCGACGTCTGCAAGCACTGCACCCACGCGGGGTGCCTGGACGTGTGCCCGACGGGCGCACTGTTCCGCACCGAGTTCGCGACTGTCGTTGTGCAGCAGGACATCTGCAACGGTTGCGGGTACTGCGTGTCGGGGTGTCCGTACGGGGTGATCGAGCGGCGCGAGGGCGACGGCCGGGCCTGGAAGTGCACGCTGTGCTATGACCGCCTGCGCGACGGGCTCGAGCCGGCGTGTGCGAAGGCGTGCCCGACGGACTCGATCCAGTTCGGTGTGCTCGACGAGTTAAGGGAGCGCGCCGCCTTGCGCCTCAACGAGTTACACGAGCGCGGTGTGACCGAGGCACGGCTCTACGGCGAAGACCCGAACGATGGCGTAGGCGGTGACGGAGCGTTCTTCCTGCTGCTCGACGAGCCCGAGGTGTACGGTCTGCCGCCGGATCCCGTGGTACCGACCCGCGACGCCGGCGCGATGTGGCGCTATGCGGGGATGGCGGCGTCGGCGCTGATGGGAATCGCCGTCTCGGCCTTCGTCGGGAAGAGAAGCTGA
- a CDS encoding rhomboid-like protein encodes MRLLRGVAGAPFSFAWLLVLLVTTRVQRSAGHRESRRIQRRNSTNLRRLRTEPSRVLTSSLFWLDDHRWWPYVPVFVCVVAPAERRLRWWRWLLVGICAHVIATYVGQSYLRVLIRKGRVPQRLENARDVGVSYFVLGVAGALSGYTRRPWRSRAQAAVVLALAGNAAARPTFTEVGHLTAFVVGLAAIPLAPDRDLRPYPRLPDVS; translated from the coding sequence GTGCGGCTTCTCCGCGGCGTCGCCGGCGCGCCGTTCAGCTTCGCGTGGCTGCTCGTGCTGCTCGTCACGACCCGCGTGCAGCGCTCGGCCGGCCATCGGGAATCGCGGCGGATTCAGCGCAGGAACTCCACCAACCTGCGCCGGCTGCGCACCGAGCCGTCCCGGGTGCTCACCAGCAGCCTGTTCTGGCTCGATGACCACAGGTGGTGGCCGTACGTCCCGGTCTTCGTCTGCGTCGTCGCCCCCGCCGAGCGCCGATTGCGATGGTGGCGTTGGCTTCTCGTCGGGATCTGCGCGCACGTCATCGCCACCTACGTCGGCCAGAGCTACCTTCGGGTGCTGATCCGGAAAGGACGGGTGCCCCAGCGACTGGAGAACGCCCGCGACGTCGGGGTGAGCTACTTCGTCCTCGGGGTGGCCGGCGCCCTGTCGGGCTACACCCGAAGACCGTGGCGCTCCCGCGCCCAGGCCGCGGTGGTGCTGGCGCTGGCCGGTAACGCCGCCGCGCGGCCCACCTTCACCGAAGTCGGCCACCTGACCGCGTTCGTCGTCGGGTTGGCCGCGATTCCGCTGGCACCCGACCGCGACCTGAGGCCGTACCCGCGGCTACCCGACGTTTCATAG
- a CDS encoding MFS transporter produces MATTTQAQPPRSTPAETRRAIWNTIRGSSGNLVEWYDVYIYTVFAPYFEGQFFAESEKNSTVYVYAIFAVTFVMRPIGSWFFGRFADRRGRRAALTVSVSLMALCSMVIALVPSQATIGVAAPIVLVCARLLQGFATGGEYGTSATYMSEAATRERRGFFSSFQYVTLVGGHVLAQSTLLVLDAFLDEDQLRDFGWRIGFAVGAVAAVVVFWLRRTMDESLSDEVIEATKTGDDKGAGSMRELFTRYWKPLLLCFLITMGGTVAFYTYSVNAPAIVKTAYKGDGMTGTWINLIGLIFLMVLQPVGGMISDTVGRKPLLVWFGFGGLGYTYVLITYLPETRSPLTSFLLVAVGYVILTGYTSINALVKSELFPVHVRALGVGVGYALANSMFGGTAPLIYQALKARDQVPLFIGYVTVCIAVSLVVYVFFLRNKSDTYLDRERGSAFVKV; encoded by the coding sequence ATGGCCACCACCACCCAAGCGCAGCCGCCGCGGTCGACCCCCGCCGAGACCAGGCGGGCGATCTGGAACACGATCCGCGGGTCGTCGGGCAACCTCGTCGAGTGGTACGACGTCTACATCTACACGGTGTTCGCCCCGTACTTCGAAGGACAGTTCTTCGCTGAGTCCGAGAAGAACTCGACGGTGTACGTGTATGCGATCTTCGCGGTGACCTTCGTGATGCGCCCGATCGGGTCGTGGTTCTTCGGCCGGTTCGCCGACCGGCGGGGCCGGCGTGCGGCGCTGACGGTCAGCGTGTCGCTGATGGCGCTGTGCTCCATGGTGATCGCGCTGGTGCCGTCGCAGGCGACGATCGGCGTGGCCGCGCCGATCGTGCTCGTCTGTGCCCGTCTGCTGCAGGGTTTCGCGACGGGAGGCGAGTACGGGACGTCGGCGACGTACATGTCGGAGGCGGCGACCCGCGAGCGCCGCGGCTTCTTCTCGTCGTTCCAGTACGTCACGCTCGTGGGCGGTCACGTGCTGGCGCAGTCCACGCTGCTTGTGCTCGACGCCTTCCTCGACGAGGACCAGTTGCGCGACTTCGGCTGGCGCATCGGCTTTGCGGTCGGTGCGGTCGCGGCGGTCGTGGTGTTCTGGCTGCGACGCACCATGGACGAGTCGCTCAGCGACGAGGTCATCGAGGCGACGAAAACCGGTGACGACAAGGGCGCCGGGTCGATGCGTGAGCTGTTCACCCGCTACTGGAAGCCGCTGCTGCTGTGCTTCCTGATCACCATGGGCGGAACGGTCGCCTTCTACACCTACAGTGTCAACGCGCCGGCGATCGTGAAGACCGCGTACAAGGGTGACGGCATGACGGGTACCTGGATCAACCTGATCGGGCTGATCTTCCTGATGGTGCTGCAACCGGTCGGCGGAATGATCAGCGACACGGTCGGACGCAAACCGCTGCTGGTGTGGTTCGGCTTCGGCGGGCTGGGCTACACCTACGTGCTGATCACCTACCTGCCCGAAACACGTTCTCCGCTCACGTCTTTCCTGTTGGTGGCGGTCGGATACGTGATCCTCACCGGCTACACCTCGATCAACGCGCTGGTCAAATCGGAGCTGTTCCCGGTGCACGTGCGGGCGCTCGGCGTGGGTGTGGGCTACGCGCTGGCGAACTCGATGTTCGGCGGCACCGCTCCGTTGATCTACCAGGCGCTCAAGGCGCGCGACCAGGTTCCGCTGTTCATCGGCTACGTCACCGTCTGCATCGCGGTGTCCCTCGTGGTGTACGTGTTCTTCCTGAGGAACAAGTCGGACACGTATCTCGACCGCGAGCGTGGGTCGGCCTTCGTCAAGGTGTGA
- a CDS encoding NAD(P)/FAD-dependent oxidoreductase: protein MQWECAVVGGGAAGLSAALVLGRARRRTVVIDADEQSNRASTVIGGLLGFDQRPPAELYAAGRRELTSYPSVEYRHGRIVSGRPIDNGFVLEPDDGEPILAKRVLLATGMQYCPPDLPGLAELWGTSVFQCPFCHGWEMRDKRLATMAAGEEAMHSALMLRGWSDDVVLLTDGRTDLSDADKKVLAAADVTIDDRRVVELLSESGRLSAIAFADGDRLARDGLLVEAPLRQRSPLAEQLGAACTPGPLAVDTISIDPIHRTETSGVFAAGDVCTEQPYVAGAIAAGSKAAMIIVQSLLADEFAMPYPPI, encoded by the coding sequence ATGCAGTGGGAATGTGCTGTCGTCGGCGGGGGAGCCGCGGGGTTGAGTGCCGCGCTCGTCCTGGGCCGGGCGCGACGGCGCACGGTCGTCATCGACGCCGACGAGCAGAGCAACCGCGCGTCGACCGTCATTGGTGGTCTGCTCGGCTTCGACCAGCGCCCGCCCGCCGAGCTCTATGCCGCCGGCCGCCGCGAGCTGACGTCGTATCCCAGCGTCGAGTACCGACACGGCCGGATCGTCAGCGGCCGTCCGATCGACAACGGTTTCGTCCTCGAACCCGATGACGGTGAACCGATCCTCGCCAAACGTGTCCTGCTGGCCACCGGAATGCAGTACTGCCCGCCGGACCTTCCCGGGCTCGCGGAGCTGTGGGGCACCTCGGTGTTCCAATGCCCGTTCTGCCACGGCTGGGAGATGCGCGACAAGCGGCTGGCCACCATGGCCGCCGGCGAGGAGGCGATGCATTCGGCGCTGATGCTGCGCGGCTGGAGCGACGACGTGGTGCTGCTGACCGACGGGCGCACCGACCTCTCGGACGCCGACAAGAAGGTGCTGGCGGCGGCCGACGTCACCATCGACGACCGCCGCGTCGTCGAATTGCTCAGCGAGAGTGGCCGATTGAGTGCCATTGCGTTCGCCGACGGCGACCGGCTGGCCCGCGACGGGCTGCTCGTCGAGGCGCCCTTGCGACAACGCTCACCGCTGGCCGAGCAGTTGGGCGCCGCATGCACACCCGGCCCGCTGGCCGTCGACACCATCAGCATCGACCCGATCCACCGCACCGAGACGAGCGGCGTGTTCGCCGCCGGCGACGTCTGCACCGAGCAGCCCTATGTCGCGGGTGCGATCGCCGCGGGCTCGAAGGCGGCGATGATCATCGTGCAGAGCCTGCTCGCCGACGAGTTCGCCATGCCCTACCCGCCGATCTGA
- the nrfD gene encoding NrfD/PsrC family molybdoenzyme membrane anchor subunit, protein MPREHLAVPKAEFRSYYGKQILKSPVWNWMIAAYLFCGGLSAGAAMLAAGADLTGRPGLRKVTRIGSLVSILASLYFLIADLGRPERFHHMLRVAKPSSPMSMGTWILSAYGPGAGVAAVAELMPRRLRGTALGRLADRAARPAGLSAAATAPGVASYTAVLLSQTAVPAWREAHPYLPFVFTGSAAASGAGLGMLLAPYGETGPARRMAVLGAGMEVATSRVMERRLGIEGQAYTTGKAHRLRQLSEVLTVGGAVGAVIGRNRAAVAASGAALLVGSALQRFAVFEAGVASTRDPKYVVVPQRERLNAAERLRARLH, encoded by the coding sequence ATGCCCCGCGAGCATCTGGCCGTACCGAAGGCGGAGTTCCGGTCGTACTACGGCAAGCAGATCCTCAAGAGCCCGGTGTGGAACTGGATGATCGCGGCGTATCTGTTCTGCGGCGGGCTGTCCGCGGGCGCGGCGATGCTGGCGGCCGGTGCGGACCTGACGGGGCGGCCCGGGCTGCGCAAGGTGACCCGAATCGGTTCGCTGGTAAGCATTTTGGCGAGTTTGTACTTCTTGATCGCGGACCTGGGCCGACCGGAGCGGTTTCACCACATGCTGCGGGTGGCGAAGCCGAGCTCGCCGATGAGCATGGGCACGTGGATCCTGTCGGCGTATGGCCCGGGCGCGGGTGTGGCAGCGGTGGCGGAGCTGATGCCGCGCCGGTTACGGGGTACCGCGCTGGGACGGCTGGCGGACCGGGCGGCGCGGCCGGCCGGGCTGTCGGCGGCGGCGACGGCGCCGGGGGTGGCGTCGTACACGGCAGTTCTGTTGTCGCAGACGGCGGTTCCGGCGTGGCGGGAGGCGCACCCGTATCTGCCGTTCGTGTTCACGGGTTCGGCGGCGGCCAGCGGTGCCGGGCTGGGCATGCTGCTCGCGCCCTATGGCGAGACCGGCCCGGCCCGGCGGATGGCGGTCCTCGGCGCCGGGATGGAGGTGGCGACCTCGCGGGTGATGGAGCGGCGCCTCGGGATCGAGGGGCAGGCCTACACGACGGGCAAGGCGCACCGGCTGCGTCAGCTGTCGGAGGTGCTGACGGTCGGAGGAGCGGTCGGCGCGGTGATCGGACGGAATCGGGCGGCGGTAGCGGCCTCGGGCGCGGCGCTGTTGGTCGGGAGCGCACTGCAGAGGTTCGCCGTGTTCGAGGCGGGCGTGGCGTCGACGCGCGACCCGAAATACGTCGTCGTCCCGCAGCGGGAGCGGTTGAATGCCGCTGAACGCCTGCGCGCCAGATTGCACTGA
- a CDS encoding serine/threonine-protein kinase — protein MPLADGTKIAGYTIQRMLGSGGMGEVYLAQHPRLPRRDALKVLRTDISSDADFVARFNREADLAASLWHPHIVGIHDRGRHRGRLWISMDFVDGTDVNRLLQRYPIGMPVDDVIEIVTAVAGALDYAHARGLLHRDVKPANILVADVEDGERRVLLSDFGVARDLADDTSGGLTATNMTVGTAAYAAPEQLMGLDVDGRTDQYSLAVTAFHMLTGAPPFQHSKAAVVIGKHLNATPPALADTHPGLASLDPVVARALAKDPDDRFASCLDFARALGSALQADVATAPPPVSPDAETMARPVAPAPVLMYPSDPRVPTTPLRRGKRWRWALAGTAALLVVVGVVAYLALASPREPPHEPFTLAGAVKIPLDTVKTSGLPGGYKCVGAGDYSDIGPSAPVTVEDESGKLLAKGAIQGSNSGRDACLVLFRVDRVPAGAQFYRVKIARQPEMSFTEAEAKAGVEVPLSDTDPDQEPTATTAPPKSSPKPPPSRTPTRTVPVTPDVDTVSLNRLRAIAADDRRYVSSYFTDIWVPQISSKREGLEAEGTVWDNAQILEEHLRLREQYPDVRLLWSGDWSTFDGRNFWVTIVGLKSPYYTDVLGWCRDQGFDRNHCFAKMVSTWRPVEGTTKLMN, from the coding sequence ATGCCGTTGGCCGACGGTACGAAAATCGCTGGTTACACGATCCAGCGGATGCTTGGCTCCGGGGGAATGGGTGAGGTCTACCTCGCCCAGCACCCGAGGCTGCCGCGGCGCGATGCGCTCAAGGTGCTACGCACCGACATCTCATCCGACGCCGATTTCGTGGCGCGGTTCAACCGCGAAGCGGACCTCGCGGCCAGCCTGTGGCATCCCCACATCGTCGGAATCCATGACCGGGGGAGGCACCGCGGCCGACTCTGGATCTCCATGGACTTCGTGGACGGCACCGATGTCAACCGCTTGCTGCAGCGGTATCCGATCGGCATGCCCGTCGACGACGTGATCGAGATCGTCACGGCGGTGGCAGGAGCCCTCGACTACGCCCACGCCCGCGGCCTGCTACACCGCGACGTCAAGCCGGCCAACATTCTGGTGGCCGACGTCGAGGACGGCGAACGCCGCGTTCTGCTCAGCGATTTCGGTGTCGCCCGCGACCTGGCGGACGACACCAGCGGCGGGCTGACCGCCACCAACATGACCGTCGGCACGGCGGCGTACGCCGCTCCCGAACAGTTGATGGGCCTTGACGTCGACGGCAGAACCGATCAGTACTCGCTGGCCGTGACCGCCTTTCACATGCTGACCGGCGCTCCCCCGTTCCAGCACTCGAAAGCCGCTGTCGTCATCGGCAAGCACCTGAACGCGACGCCCCCCGCACTCGCCGACACCCACCCCGGGCTGGCGTCGCTCGACCCCGTTGTGGCCCGTGCGTTGGCCAAGGACCCGGATGACCGGTTCGCCTCCTGCCTTGATTTCGCGCGCGCGCTCGGATCGGCGCTGCAGGCCGACGTGGCAACTGCACCGCCTCCGGTGTCGCCCGACGCCGAGACCATGGCGCGGCCTGTGGCACCTGCCCCGGTGCTGATGTACCCCTCCGACCCACGGGTGCCGACAACCCCGCTGCGCCGCGGCAAGCGTTGGCGGTGGGCCCTGGCAGGAACGGCCGCCCTACTGGTTGTCGTCGGCGTCGTCGCCTACCTTGCGCTCGCATCGCCGCGAGAGCCTCCACATGAGCCGTTTACCCTCGCGGGGGCTGTGAAAATCCCGCTCGACACGGTGAAGACGAGCGGCCTCCCGGGTGGCTACAAGTGCGTCGGCGCAGGGGATTACAGCGACATCGGCCCCAGCGCTCCGGTCACCGTCGAAGACGAGTCGGGAAAGCTGCTCGCCAAGGGGGCGATCCAGGGCAGCAACAGCGGACGCGACGCGTGCCTGGTGCTGTTCCGCGTCGACCGGGTACCGGCCGGAGCCCAGTTCTACCGGGTCAAGATCGCTCGGCAGCCGGAGATGAGCTTCACCGAGGCCGAGGCGAAGGCGGGCGTCGAAGTGCCGCTTTCAGACACGGACCCTGATCAGGAGCCGACGGCGACGACGGCACCGCCGAAGTCGTCGCCCAAGCCGCCCCCGTCGCGGACGCCGACCCGCACGGTGCCGGTGACTCCCGACGTCGACACCGTCAGCCTCAACCGGCTCCGGGCGATCGCTGCTGACGACCGGCGTTATGTGTCTTCGTATTTCACCGATATATGGGTTCCGCAGATCAGTTCGAAGCGTGAGGGTCTCGAGGCTGAGGGCACGGTGTGGGACAACGCGCAGATCCTCGAGGAGCACCTTCGGCTGCGCGAGCAGTATCCGGACGTCAGATTGCTGTGGTCCGGTGACTGGTCGACCTTCGATGGCCGCAACTTCTGGGTGACGATCGTGGGACTCAAATCGCCCTATTACACCGACGTGCTGGGATGGTGTCGCGACCAAGGCTTCGACCGAAACCACTGCTTCGCGAAGATGGTCAGCACCTGGCGGCCGGTCGAGGGCACTACCAAGCTGATGAACTGA